A genomic region of Dactylococcopsis salina PCC 8305 contains the following coding sequences:
- a CDS encoding type II toxin-antitoxin system RelE family toxin encodes MSDKIDALAQEPCPSGVEKLQGKGEDAYRIRVGMYRVLYEIRDRELVILVIKIGHRREVYRF; translated from the coding sequence ATTAGCGACAAAATTGATGCTCTAGCCCAAGAACCTTGTCCTTCGGGTGTTGAGAAACTTCAAGGTAAAGGGGAAGATGCTTACCGTATTCGAGTCGGAATGTATCGGGTTTTGTACGAAATTCGCGATCGAGAACTTGTTATATTAGTTATCAAAATTGGTCATCGGCGAGAAGTTTATCGTTTTTAG